One Synergistaceae bacterium genomic window carries:
- a CDS encoding FAD-dependent oxidoreductase, with protein MHKKFSFAIITIIISLVMSSCVYGGIFTPGTYEGRGKGYSENSDVIVHVTVDENAITKIEIDAPEEVPFGVPLFGKYGEALIGRTDGQIDSVSGATMTRNGISEAVEKALSLARGEKPEDKDKPVSFTPGTYESESEGYNGPVKIKATFTADKMTGIEIISHKETEHVGDIAFTFMIPEMLQANGSGVDAISGATFSTRALRNAVNNAAEMAGCTNIEAFKKAKIIHNAQDDIKLVYDVVIVGAGGAGVAAGAQAAQDGNTVLILEKNAEVGGNTLVSGGQYQSVMPYLVWDPKDPDAETGIFAFNGQSYQKVKSVQGCIKELKMILNWNESPFDAEYYKTHEYVAGDAEELSKHGVHSEYLPVLQALKKEIKAYLDWAQPKLDAGIPENNLTLFSTLNLHIFQTYYGGLRQSADKSTWIYGNVDLVKQFIEDGQGLKEWLESMGSTFHDDTQPTLIGALWYRENEFVGANVDTNGDGVKEEYKGRWGTFFVAPINAMKQANKLNRIMTRTTVNELIYEGGRVIGVRATSYDGTKITAYAAKGVILATGGYAANLVKVVDENIYWSPEYLSTTTKTTNRSSLQGSGITMAQAVGAKVTGMGFTQLMPISWIDNGNLAFGGGNYACWINPNTGHRFVDEGSERDVLSLAEFKNGMDYKGSKGVFLEFYNVEQKMPAPTQLPETGDYPGRYYRRKISELPELFKELGVKADPKVVEQTIRAYDKAVMTGGEFPDVGKAIASRTIGNVSKNPDGTYNLDSYDLDNTVMTIRLMAPSTHHTMGGLVVDTGRHVLNSEGRIIPGLYAAGEVTGGIHGGNRLGGNAIVEIFVSGRTAAKTLNAENQ; from the coding sequence GTTCATGTGTTTACGGGGGAATCTTTACGCCCGGAACTTATGAAGGACGCGGCAAGGGTTACAGCGAAAATTCTGACGTAATAGTTCATGTTACCGTAGACGAGAATGCTATTACAAAAATTGAGATCGACGCTCCCGAAGAAGTCCCGTTTGGTGTGCCATTATTCGGCAAATACGGCGAGGCTTTAATCGGTAGGACTGATGGGCAGATTGACTCAGTAAGCGGCGCAACTATGACTCGCAATGGAATATCTGAAGCAGTAGAGAAGGCTTTATCACTTGCACGCGGAGAAAAGCCGGAAGATAAAGACAAGCCCGTTTCATTTACTCCCGGAACTTATGAGTCAGAGTCAGAAGGCTATAACGGCCCTGTAAAAATTAAAGCGACTTTCACAGCTGACAAAATGACAGGAATCGAAATAATTTCGCACAAAGAGACCGAACACGTAGGAGATATAGCTTTCACGTTTATGATTCCTGAAATGTTGCAGGCTAACGGCTCAGGAGTTGACGCAATCAGCGGGGCTACTTTCTCGACTAGGGCACTACGCAACGCAGTTAATAACGCGGCAGAAATGGCAGGCTGTACAAATATTGAAGCATTCAAGAAAGCGAAAATTATTCACAATGCACAGGACGATATAAAACTTGTTTATGATGTCGTAATAGTCGGTGCAGGCGGAGCAGGAGTCGCGGCAGGGGCTCAGGCAGCACAGGACGGCAACACAGTATTAATTCTTGAGAAAAACGCAGAAGTCGGCGGGAATACTCTAGTGTCAGGCGGTCAATATCAAAGTGTCATGCCCTATCTTGTATGGGACCCTAAAGATCCTGACGCTGAAACGGGGATTTTTGCTTTTAACGGTCAATCTTACCAGAAAGTTAAATCTGTTCAGGGCTGCATTAAAGAATTAAAGATGATTCTTAACTGGAACGAATCGCCATTTGACGCAGAATATTATAAGACTCATGAGTATGTAGCCGGAGACGCTGAAGAATTATCAAAACACGGTGTACACTCTGAATATTTGCCGGTATTGCAGGCTCTCAAGAAAGAAATCAAAGCCTATCTTGACTGGGCACAGCCTAAACTCGACGCAGGAATTCCAGAAAATAATTTGACGCTGTTCTCGACTCTGAATCTTCACATTTTCCAGACTTATTACGGCGGATTGAGACAAAGCGCAGATAAATCAACTTGGATTTATGGAAATGTCGATCTCGTCAAGCAATTTATTGAAGACGGTCAAGGGCTCAAAGAATGGCTCGAGTCAATGGGTTCTACTTTTCATGATGATACACAGCCCACTTTAATCGGCGCATTATGGTATCGTGAAAATGAATTCGTCGGTGCAAATGTTGACACTAACGGCGACGGCGTAAAAGAAGAATACAAAGGCCGCTGGGGAACTTTCTTTGTAGCTCCGATTAATGCAATGAAACAAGCTAATAAATTAAATCGCATTATGACTCGTACTACAGTGAATGAATTAATTTACGAGGGCGGGCGAGTTATCGGAGTCCGTGCTACAAGCTATGACGGCACAAAAATTACTGCTTATGCGGCAAAAGGTGTAATTTTAGCAACCGGCGGATATGCTGCAAATCTCGTTAAAGTTGTCGACGAAAATATTTATTGGTCACCTGAATATCTCTCAACAACTACTAAGACGACTAATAGATCAAGTTTACAGGGCAGCGGCATAACAATGGCTCAAGCAGTCGGCGCAAAAGTTACAGGCATGGGATTCACTCAATTAATGCCCATTTCTTGGATCGATAACGGCAATTTAGCATTTGGAGGCGGTAATTATGCTTGCTGGATTAATCCAAATACTGGACATAGATTCGTCGATGAGGGTTCAGAACGCGATGTACTTTCTTTAGCTGAATTCAAAAATGGAATGGACTACAAAGGCAGTAAAGGCGTTTTCTTAGAATTCTATAACGTTGAGCAGAAAATGCCCGCCCCGACTCAATTGCCTGAAACCGGCGATTATCCCGGGCGTTATTACAGGCGCAAAATTTCCGAGCTCCCCGAATTATTTAAAGAATTAGGAGTCAAAGCTGATCCTAAAGTCGTCGAGCAGACTATTAGAGCCTACGACAAAGCAGTAATGACTGGCGGAGAATTCCCCGACGTGGGCAAGGCTATAGCTTCACGAACTATCGGAAATGTAAGCAAGAATCCCGACGGAACTTATAATCTTGATAGTTATGATTTAGATAATACAGTTATGACTATTAGACTCATGGCACCGAGCACACATCACACAATGGGCGGACTTGTTGTTGATACAGGGCGGCACGTTTTGAATTCAGAAGGGCGCATAATTCCCGGACTCTACGCAGCGGGAGAAGTTACAGGCGGAATTCACGGCGGAAATAGACTCGGCGGAAATGCTATAGTTGAAATTTTTGTATCAGGCCGAACAGCAGCAAAGACTCTTAATGCCGAGAATCAATAA
- a CDS encoding YkgJ family cysteine cluster protein, producing MQAQNLPEISQIAAELNNGSGTCKYFDSDSRLCRIYDSRPIICNNKKFYEQNLKNVMTREKFDEILISSCESIRSGNYERLREN from the coding sequence TTGCAGGCTCAAAATTTGCCGGAAATATCACAAATCGCAGCAGAGTTAAATAACGGCTCAGGAACTTGCAAATATTTTGACTCTGACTCAAGACTATGCAGAATCTATGACTCCCGGCCCATTATCTGCAACAACAAAAAATTTTATGAACAGAATCTAAAAAATGTCATGACACGCGAAAAATTTGACGAGATTTTAATATCTTCCTGCGAATCAATAAGGAGCGGCAATTATGAAAGATTACGCGAAAATTAA
- a CDS encoding radical SAM protein — MKDYAKINFLRDKKAAQDESNYLKRLISENLYPKKFMMPLTLQFELTSHCNVHCKHCYNLSGENNSKPDRMTPEKWVNFARYLVNHGGIFQCVISGGEPLLLGDDLFEIMNILHDDGTIFCLYQMDY, encoded by the coding sequence ATGAAAGATTACGCGAAAATTAATTTTTTACGAGACAAGAAAGCAGCTCAGGACGAGTCAAATTATCTGAAGCGGCTTATATCTGAAAATTTATATCCTAAAAAATTTATGATGCCTTTAACACTGCAATTTGAGCTTACTTCACATTGTAACGTCCATTGTAAGCACTGTTATAATTTATCGGGCGAGAATAATTCTAAACCTGATAGAATGACTCCCGAAAAATGGGTAAATTTTGCGCGCTATCTCGTCAATCACGGCGGAATCTTTCAGTGCGTAATTTCAGGAGGCGAGCCGCTTTTACTGGGTGATGACCTATTCGAGATCATGAATATTTTACACGATGACGGGACTATTTTTTGCTTATATCAAATGGATTATTAA
- a CDS encoding radical SAM protein — protein MLISNGLLMTPGKVKSFAKYRYKWLQISIDGATRERHDSFRQKAGSFDAAIKAVFMLSSAGIPVMIAHSVTPENLCELDKMCSLAYELGAAGIILGEIMPSGRTFLNQEILLNHEQRNFLHEKINENAAKFSGKMQVQRSSLTKIQLMRSQNSPMTGAIIRPDGNIRLDCVAPFVIGNVLDGDFCEIWQSKAHNIWSRPEIINYIDSWDDIDEINHGIKNYFDSDIIL, from the coding sequence TTGCTTATATCAAATGGATTATTAATGACTCCCGGAAAAGTTAAATCATTCGCGAAATATCGTTATAAATGGCTGCAAATTTCCATAGACGGGGCGACTCGTGAACGTCATGACTCTTTCAGGCAGAAAGCAGGGAGCTTTGACGCAGCTATTAAAGCAGTCTTCATGTTGTCAAGTGCGGGGATTCCTGTAATGATTGCGCACTCTGTAACACCTGAGAATTTATGCGAACTCGATAAAATGTGCTCGCTTGCTTATGAACTCGGAGCGGCGGGAATAATTTTAGGCGAAATAATGCCCAGCGGACGAACTTTTTTGAATCAGGAAATATTATTAAATCATGAGCAGAGAAATTTTTTACACGAGAAAATTAACGAGAATGCGGCCAAGTTCTCCGGAAAAATGCAAGTACAAAGAAGTTCACTCACAAAGATTCAATTAATGCGCTCACAAAATTCACCCATGACAGGAGCAATTATCAGACCCGACGGAAATATAAGACTCGATTGTGTAGCTCCGTTTGTTATCGGGAATGTTTTAGACGGTGATTTTTGCGAAATTTGGCAGAGTAAAGCCCATAATATTTGGAGCAGACCGGAAATTATTAATTATATTGACTCGTGGGACGATATAGACGAAATTAATCACGGAATCAAGAATTATTTTGACTCTGACATAATATTATAA
- a CDS encoding PqqD family protein translates to MNTAYNMLENFIPVRNALKVREDGNFLIAANHEKEIFYLNSTAREFWEFIDGNINIDSICEKFLCEYDINRDSLENDLVNLLRDLQWKKLIRLKIGGDLS, encoded by the coding sequence ATGAATACTGCTTATAATATGCTGGAAAATTTTATTCCCGTTCGTAATGCCCTGAAAGTTAGAGAGGACGGAAATTTTTTAATCGCGGCAAATCACGAGAAGGAAATTTTTTATCTGAACTCTACGGCTCGTGAATTCTGGGAATTTATTGACGGAAATATAAATATTGACTCAATTTGCGAAAAGTTTTTATGCGAATATGATATTAACCGCGACTCACTGGAAAATGATTTAGTGAATCTTTTACGCGATTTACAATGGAAAAAGTTAATCAGGCTCAAAATAGGGGGTGATTTGTCATGA
- a CDS encoding phosphoribosylformylglycinamidine synthase codes for MLRIILLPPAHPTATQPSRIGNFFKEVITLVHRIYTERKDSNNIESLTLLNEIKILSGNENISQVRILNRYDIQGLSDSELDSCKNLIFSEPFTDNIIENLPGDSNKILAVEYLPGQYDQRADSAEQCAGLLLGFRPVIKTARIYLFYGELNNFDAVKKFLINPVESREAQLNEYDSLDLNYSRPDDVKIIDDLLSTKGLAMSREDLECCKKYFDSENRKPTAAEIKVLDTYWSDHCRHTTFLTHINSAEILDNSVSNMFAKYLEIRKELNYSPDKPVTLMDIATIGAKFLKSRGLLPDLVDSEENNACTVKININNESWLLLFKNETHNHPTEIEPFGGAATCIGGAIRDPLSGRAYVYQAMRITGAADPFKATMPGKLPQRAIITKSAAGYSSYGNQIGIPTGLVDEIYHEGYRAKRLEVGAVLASVPEKNVIRERPESGDYVLLLGGKTGRDGIGGATGSSVSHSSISLETCGAEVQKGNAPEERKLQRLFRNPEFTRLIKRCNDFGAGGVSVAVGELADGLDIDLDSVPLKYAGLDGTEIAVSESQERMAVVVSERNIERVKNLALSEDVQASIIARVNNSGSMRMTWRGHEIVNLSREFINSSGAERNINVKVNQPVIKTCENDYKTFQDKLFAILKDLNVCSKQGLSEIFDSTVGAHSLLMPFGGKFQKTPAQAMAAEIFTGSQICSLMSYGFDPFISESSPFRGAYIAVLDSLCKIIASGGNLKHCWLTLQEYFGKPGYNPEKWGLPFAALLGALRAQLDFNVAAIGGKDSMSGSFVDDTGKNYDVPPTLISFCVCAAEVDKIISPEFKRAGSNVYILSPDYDSDNLPTPDSMKNLFALIQELNANHKILSCYVPTFGGIHAAIFKMCLGNNLGFEFENNNLLDDSKRCKFIIELADENENLCRLGRVIETPEIICDNQRVNLNDAAKIYNSTLENIFPTEINDSSVIPDFEINSDIPRVFYSHESKSNPKFLIPVFNGTNCEYETANAINNAGGNAKIFVVKTLTPELMQESAHEFAQELRDSQALVIPGGFSNGDEPDGSGKFIAIFLRSPEVRESVENLIDSREGLILGICNGFQALVKTGLLPFGKFTNPEDLFATLTFNKIGRHQSRIIRSRVISNYSPWLRKNKVGEVYSMPISHGEGRFICSHEIYKSLMNSGQVASQYVDLNNIPSMKTEFNPAGSSFAIECITSPDGRILGRMGHVERFGASLYKNVAGNYDTKIFESACEYFRKI; via the coding sequence ATTTTACGCATTATTCTACTCCCACCCGCCCACCCGACTGCTACGCAGCCGAGTAGAATAGGGAATTTTTTTAAGGAGGTCATTACTCTGGTACATAGAATTTATACGGAACGCAAGGACTCAAATAATATCGAGTCATTAACTCTATTGAACGAGATAAAAATTTTATCAGGCAATGAGAATATTTCACAAGTAAGAATCTTAAACCGTTATGATATTCAGGGCTTGAGCGATTCGGAATTAGACTCGTGTAAAAATTTGATTTTCTCTGAGCCCTTCACTGATAATATTATAGAAAATTTGCCCGGTGATTCTAATAAAATTTTAGCAGTTGAATATTTACCCGGACAATACGATCAACGAGCCGACTCAGCTGAACAATGCGCGGGACTCTTGCTGGGATTCAGGCCTGTTATTAAGACTGCGAGAATATATTTATTTTACGGGGAATTAAATAATTTTGACGCTGTCAAGAAATTTCTAATAAACCCGGTCGAATCTCGTGAAGCACAATTAAACGAATATGACTCACTTGATTTAAATTATTCGCGCCCTGATGACGTTAAAATTATCGATGATCTATTAAGCACTAAGGGACTCGCTATGAGCCGGGAAGATTTAGAATGCTGCAAAAAATATTTTGACTCGGAAAACCGCAAGCCCACCGCCGCAGAAATTAAAGTCTTAGATACTTACTGGTCAGATCACTGCAGGCACACTACTTTTTTGACGCATATAAACTCGGCAGAAATTCTTGATAATAGCGTGTCTAACATGTTCGCAAAATATTTAGAGATCCGCAAAGAATTAAATTACAGCCCCGATAAGCCGGTTACTTTAATGGACATAGCAACAATAGGAGCAAAATTTTTGAAGTCCCGCGGGTTGTTGCCTGACTTGGTAGACTCTGAAGAAAATAACGCCTGCACTGTGAAAATAAATATTAATAATGAGTCATGGCTTTTGTTATTCAAGAATGAAACTCACAATCACCCGACTGAAATAGAACCGTTCGGAGGTGCTGCGACTTGTATAGGCGGGGCAATTCGTGATCCATTATCGGGACGCGCATATGTCTATCAGGCAATGAGAATCACAGGAGCTGCTGACCCGTTTAAAGCAACTATGCCGGGCAAATTACCACAGCGGGCAATTATTACGAAATCTGCGGCCGGTTACAGCTCATACGGGAATCAAATCGGGATTCCCACGGGACTAGTCGACGAAATTTATCACGAGGGCTATAGAGCTAAGAGACTCGAAGTCGGAGCAGTTCTCGCGTCAGTTCCTGAAAAAAATGTGATTCGTGAAAGGCCGGAGTCGGGCGACTATGTTTTATTACTCGGCGGCAAAACAGGACGGGACGGAATCGGCGGCGCAACCGGGTCAAGCGTATCACACAGTTCTATATCTCTTGAGACTTGCGGGGCTGAAGTCCAAAAAGGTAACGCACCTGAAGAAAGAAAGCTGCAAAGATTATTCAGGAATCCGGAATTTACGAGACTAATAAAACGCTGTAACGATTTCGGGGCGGGCGGAGTAAGTGTCGCAGTAGGTGAATTAGCAGACGGGCTCGATATAGATTTAGACTCAGTTCCGTTAAAATATGCAGGTCTCGACGGTACAGAAATTGCAGTTAGTGAATCTCAAGAACGCATGGCCGTTGTAGTCAGTGAAAGAAATATAGAACGGGTAAAAAATTTAGCTCTGTCTGAAGATGTTCAGGCAAGTATTATAGCTCGTGTGAATAATTCAGGCAGTATGCGAATGACTTGGCGGGGTCATGAAATAGTGAATTTATCGCGCGAATTCATAAACTCAAGCGGTGCAGAAAGAAATATAAACGTGAAAGTCAATCAGCCTGTAATAAAAACTTGTGAGAATGATTATAAAACTTTTCAAGATAAATTATTTGCTATTCTCAAAGATTTAAACGTGTGCTCTAAACAAGGACTCTCAGAAATATTTGACTCAACGGTCGGGGCACACTCGTTATTAATGCCGTTCGGGGGCAAATTTCAGAAAACGCCGGCTCAAGCAATGGCAGCAGAAATTTTTACAGGTTCGCAAATATGTTCGCTGATGTCATACGGATTTGACCCGTTTATTAGCGAATCTTCACCGTTCAGAGGCGCATATATAGCAGTTCTTGACTCGTTATGTAAAATCATAGCTTCAGGGGGGAATCTAAAACATTGCTGGCTGACTCTACAGGAATATTTCGGCAAGCCCGGCTATAATCCCGAAAAATGGGGACTTCCTTTTGCGGCATTGCTGGGAGCTTTGAGGGCTCAATTAGATTTTAACGTTGCTGCAATAGGCGGTAAGGACTCAATGAGCGGCTCATTTGTTGATGATACGGGCAAAAATTACGATGTCCCGCCGACTCTTATTTCGTTTTGTGTGTGTGCTGCTGAAGTCGATAAAATTATTTCTCCTGAATTCAAGCGTGCAGGCTCAAACGTTTATATTTTGTCGCCCGATTATGACTCTGATAACTTGCCGACGCCTGACTCAATGAAAAATTTATTTGCTTTGATTCAAGAGTTAAACGCGAATCATAAAATTTTATCGTGCTACGTGCCTACATTCGGGGGGATTCACGCAGCAATATTTAAAATGTGTCTAGGCAATAATTTAGGCTTTGAATTCGAGAATAATAATTTATTAGATGACTCTAAACGCTGTAAATTTATAATCGAACTTGCTGACGAGAACGAGAATCTTTGCAGACTTGGCCGGGTTATTGAGACTCCGGAGATAATTTGCGATAATCAACGAGTGAATTTAAACGATGCTGCTAAAATTTATAACTCAACGCTTGAAAATATCTTCCCGACCGAAATAAATGACTCGTCAGTGATTCCTGATTTCGAGATAAATTCAGATATTCCCAGAGTCTTTTACTCGCATGAATCAAAATCTAATCCGAAATTTTTGATTCCGGTATTTAACGGCACTAACTGCGAATATGAGACAGCAAACGCAATTAATAACGCGGGAGGGAACGCGAAAATTTTTGTCGTGAAGACTCTAACGCCTGAATTAATGCAAGAGTCAGCCCATGAATTTGCGCAGGAATTGAGAGACTCTCAGGCTTTAGTGATTCCGGGGGGATTCTCTAACGGCGACGAACCCGACGGATCAGGAAAATTTATAGCTATTTTCTTGCGCAGTCCTGAAGTTCGCGAGAGTGTAGAAAATTTGATTGATTCTCGTGAGGGCTTAATTTTAGGAATCTGCAACGGATTTCAGGCTCTCGTAAAAACGGGCTTATTACCATTTGGCAAATTCACGAATCCTGAAGACTTATTTGCGACTCTGACATTTAACAAAATCGGCCGTCATCAGTCAAGAATTATAAGATCACGAGTCATATCAAATTATTCACCGTGGCTGCGAAAAAATAAAGTCGGTGAAGTGTATTCTATGCCGATTTCACACGGTGAAGGAAGATTTATCTGCAGTCATGAAATTTATAAATCTCTCATGAATTCCGGCCAAGTCGCGAGTCAATACGTCGATTTAAATAATATTCCCAGTATGAAGACAGAATTTAACCCGGCTGGCTCAAGTTTTGCGATTGAGTGCATTACTTCACCGGACGGGCGGATCTTAGGCAGAATGGGACATGTTGAGAGATTCGGCGCGAGTCTTTATAAGAACGTTGCAGGAAATTACGACACGAAAATTTTTGAGTCAGCCTGTGAATATTTCAGAAAGATATAA
- a CDS encoding DUF4422 domain-containing protein, translating into MQNIADQLKILICYHKPYNMPQNDNNIFLPIHCGRALTDLDLHIQPDNSLNGRPCDNISEKNPYYSELTALYWAWKNIKILYSEIKYIGLMHYRRFFAFDESKFFTEEINKPESEILNYKIDLQQIINILESGKIILVRRQIFPFSAATQYNESHFSEDLRVLENIIASQFSEYYPAFNKIMNHNKLSARNMFIMKYEDFCDYCEWLFAVLDEIDKRINYQVYYSPYQIRVPAFMSERLFNVYMLNHEKKAKFLNVYFYVGGGGQT; encoded by the coding sequence ATGCAAAATATCGCTGACCAGTTAAAAATTTTAATCTGCTATCATAAACCTTATAATATGCCGCAAAATGATAATAATATTTTCTTGCCGATTCACTGCGGGCGGGCTCTCACTGACTTAGATTTACACATTCAGCCGGATAATTCACTTAATGGCCGGCCATGCGACAACATCAGCGAAAAGAATCCCTATTATTCAGAGTTGACGGCTCTTTACTGGGCATGGAAGAATATAAAAATTTTATACTCTGAAATTAAATATATAGGCTTAATGCATTATCGGCGTTTCTTTGCGTTTGACGAGAGTAAATTTTTCACTGAAGAAATTAATAAACCTGAAAGCGAAATTTTGAATTACAAGATTGACCTTCAACAAATAATAAATATTTTAGAGAGCGGCAAAATTATACTAGTTCGCAGGCAAATTTTTCCTTTTTCTGCAGCGACTCAATATAATGAATCACATTTCAGCGAGGATTTAAGAGTTCTTGAAAATATTATCGCGAGTCAATTCAGCGAATATTACCCGGCATTTAATAAAATAATGAATCATAATAAACTTTCTGCGCGCAATATGTTTATCATGAAATATGAAGATTTTTGCGATTATTGCGAGTGGCTTTTTGCTGTGCTTGACGAGATAGATAAACGCATTAATTATCAGGTTTATTATAGCCCGTATCAAATTCGTGTGCCTGCTTTCATGTCCGAGAGATTATTTAATGTGTATATGCTCAATCACGAAAAGAAAGCTAAATTTTTGAATGTGTATTTTTACGTAGGGGGGGGGGGGCAAACATAA
- a CDS encoding permease, with amino-acid sequence MTKIFQREFIYLWYYFTLQLEQIYIYWLLGMAIGSFVSVFGKNKIHELFASLRDKKLSVFGIIPACILGIASPLCMYGTIPIAASFYEKGMREDWLASFMMASILLNPQLIIYSSALGQTALIIRILSCFMCGIFAGLSVNLYSRITGRTFFNFSGFYEIANHDTDSNLFMRYVKNFARNIKATGLYFLLGIFLTALFMRYVPAESFARLFGRKNGFGVLMAATIGVPLYACGGGTIPLLIQWLADGMSMASASAFMITGPATKITNLGALKIVLGAKKFICYIIFVIAYSLINGLVVDLFV; translated from the coding sequence ATGACTAAAATTTTTCAGAGAGAATTTATATATCTCTGGTATTACTTCACGTTACAGCTTGAACAGATTTATATTTACTGGCTGTTAGGAATGGCGATCGGCTCGTTTGTGTCAGTATTCGGCAAAAATAAGATTCACGAGCTTTTCGCCTCCCTCCGTGATAAAAAATTGAGCGTGTTCGGGATTATTCCGGCTTGTATTCTGGGTATTGCGTCGCCCCTTTGCATGTATGGTACGATTCCGATTGCTGCGTCATTTTACGAGAAGGGAATGCGTGAAGACTGGCTTGCGTCTTTCATGATGGCGTCTATATTATTAAATCCGCAGTTAATAATTTACAGTTCGGCACTGGGTCAGACGGCTTTAATTATCAGGATTCTATCTTGCTTTATGTGCGGGATATTCGCGGGCTTGAGCGTAAATTTATATTCAAGAATTACGGGGCGGACTTTCTTTAACTTTTCAGGCTTCTATGAGATTGCGAATCATGACACGGACTCAAATTTATTTATGCGCTATGTAAAAAATTTTGCTCGTAATATCAAAGCAACGGGACTATATTTTTTACTGGGAATATTTTTGACGGCTTTATTTATGCGTTATGTTCCGGCTGAGTCATTTGCGCGGTTATTCGGCCGTAAAAACGGATTCGGGGTTCTCATGGCTGCTACAATTGGAGTGCCTTTATATGCTTGCGGGGGCGGGACGATTCCTTTATTGATTCAGTGGCTCGCTGATGGTATGAGCATGGCAAGCGCGTCGGCATTTATGATAACGGGACCGGCTACAAAGATTACGAACTTGGGTGCGCTGAAAATAGTTCTCGGAGCAAAAAAATTTATTTGTTATATTATATTCGTGATTGCGTATTCGCTTATAAATGGCCTTGTTGTAGATTTGTTTGTGTGA
- a CDS encoding DUF362 domain-containing protein has translation MKKLFIAVLLILALASISFAANPKVYFTKDISPAGIMAIYNALGRAASGNVAVKLSTGEAGNTHYLSPNLIGELVKKVNGTIIEGNTAYGGSRSATAMHMQVAEDHGFTKIAKVDILDSEGEISLPVNGGKHLKHDVVGSHFKDYDFVLVLTHFKGHAMGGFGGAIKNISIGIASPRGKVIIHTAGTKESGSIWYDKQDDFLESMAEAAKAISDSLGSGQKIMYISVMNHLSVDCDCDGNPAAPDMHDIGILGSLDPVALDQACVDLVYKAPDGKSLINRMESRHGIHTLEHAAEIGLGSRTYDLVNID, from the coding sequence ATGAAAAAATTATTTATCGCAGTATTATTAATTCTCGCGCTCGCAAGTATATCATTTGCGGCAAATCCAAAAGTTTATTTCACTAAAGATATTTCTCCGGCGGGAATCATGGCAATTTATAACGCACTCGGCCGGGCAGCATCAGGAAATGTCGCAGTAAAACTCAGCACCGGTGAAGCCGGCAACACTCACTATTTATCGCCGAACTTAATCGGGGAACTTGTGAAAAAAGTCAACGGCACAATAATCGAAGGCAATACAGCTTACGGGGGATCAAGATCAGCTACAGCAATGCACATGCAAGTCGCAGAAGATCACGGATTCACGAAAATTGCTAAGGTCGATATATTAGACTCAGAGGGCGAAATTTCTTTACCAGTGAACGGCGGCAAACATTTAAAACATGATGTTGTAGGCTCACACTTTAAAGATTATGATTTTGTGCTTGTATTGACTCACTTCAAAGGCCACGCAATGGGAGGATTTGGAGGCGCAATCAAAAATATTTCAATCGGAATCGCTTCACCTCGCGGAAAAGTTATAATTCACACAGCAGGCACAAAAGAGTCCGGCAGTATTTGGTACGACAAGCAGGACGATTTTCTTGAGTCAATGGCTGAGGCAGCTAAGGCAATTTCTGACAGTTTAGGCAGCGGACAAAAAATTATGTATATAAGCGTCATGAATCATTTAAGCGTAGACTGTGATTGCGACGGAAACCCGGCAGCTCCTGATATGCATGATATAGGTATTCTCGGCTCGCTTGATCCTGTTGCGTTAGATCAGGCCTGCGTTGATTTAGTGTATAAAGCTCCGGACGGCAAATCATTAATTAATCGAATGGAGTCAAGACACGGGATTCACACTCTCGAACACGCCGCAGAAATCGGACTCGGTTCACGCACTTATGATTTAGTAAATATTGACTAA